Proteins encoded within one genomic window of Akkermansiaceae bacterium:
- a CDS encoding exopolysaccharide biosynthesis polyprenyl glycosylphosphotransferase: MRLSTHQHQDRLSALRRLGLDMVIWVTAFFVGAGIRFVGNPERFQEALAKYAPGLVVSSFGLVAVAYICGLYSAGGPKIRLGRRLILITCCLLAASIVLLSLGFINSHWQVGRGVLLLAVVPAIILIWIHHVIIHKVMYGFRERAAVVISSEEDEVEALLLKAMDLRNCSLLGCYARTGYVPKLDMRCLGSPDDAWRQAGSAPIDRIFCTTNSLKDPEVALLLRRLRYSGTAISSIALVCEETYQAIPLDLIDDEWLLHACGQPDHIYIAKIKRLVDIMVSISLGIVLLPLLLAGALMVKLSGGSGGIFYRQERLGRFGRPFEVLKLRTMVADAEAGGARWSTKNDPRVTPIGRFLRKFRIDEIPQLWNILRGDMSFVGPRPERKEFADRLSEEIPYFPERLLILPGLTGWAQVCYPYGSTVEDARRKLEFDLYYLKNMGLVMDLFVLLDTIKIVLMGGASRRRGDKLAEFEDKLKDAREQVRSKRRHTLLDAG, translated from the coding sequence ATGCGCCTCTCGACCCATCAGCATCAGGACCGGCTGTCCGCACTGCGGAGACTGGGACTTGATATGGTGATCTGGGTCACGGCGTTTTTCGTTGGCGCGGGCATCCGTTTCGTCGGGAATCCGGAAAGATTCCAGGAAGCTCTGGCCAAGTATGCACCCGGCTTGGTTGTGAGTTCGTTCGGTCTCGTGGCGGTAGCCTATATCTGTGGGCTGTATTCCGCCGGAGGGCCGAAGATCCGCTTGGGCCGGCGGCTCATCCTGATCACCTGCTGCCTGCTCGCCGCGTCCATCGTCCTGCTGTCGCTCGGCTTCATCAACTCCCATTGGCAGGTCGGCCGCGGGGTGCTATTGCTGGCCGTGGTTCCCGCCATCATCCTGATCTGGATCCACCATGTGATCATCCACAAGGTGATGTATGGCTTCAGGGAGCGTGCGGCGGTGGTGATCTCCAGCGAGGAGGACGAGGTGGAAGCTCTCCTGCTCAAGGCGATGGATTTGCGGAACTGCTCATTGCTCGGTTGCTACGCGCGGACGGGATACGTTCCGAAATTGGACATGAGGTGCCTGGGAAGCCCTGATGACGCCTGGCGGCAGGCGGGCAGTGCTCCCATCGACCGGATTTTCTGCACCACCAACAGCCTGAAAGACCCCGAAGTCGCACTGCTGCTCAGAAGGCTCCGGTATTCCGGAACCGCCATTTCTTCGATCGCCCTTGTGTGTGAGGAAACCTATCAGGCCATCCCGCTGGATCTCATCGACGACGAATGGCTCCTTCACGCATGCGGCCAACCGGACCACATTTACATCGCCAAAATCAAGCGATTGGTGGACATCATGGTATCGATCAGCCTCGGGATCGTTTTGCTTCCGTTGCTGCTGGCGGGCGCGCTGATGGTGAAGCTGTCCGGCGGTTCCGGAGGGATCTTCTACCGCCAGGAACGCCTGGGCCGTTTCGGCCGCCCCTTTGAGGTGCTCAAGCTGAGGACGATGGTTGCGGATGCGGAGGCGGGAGGGGCACGCTGGTCCACCAAAAACGATCCCCGGGTGACTCCCATCGGGCGTTTCCTCCGCAAGTTCCGGATCGATGAAATCCCGCAGCTCTGGAATATCCTGCGGGGCGACATGTCTTTTGTCGGCCCCAGGCCGGAGCGCAAGGAATTCGCCGACCGGCTATCCGAGGAGATCCCCTATTTCCCCGAACGGCTCCTGATTCTTCCCGGCCTGACCGGATGGGCGCAAGTGTGCTATCCCTATGGATCCACCGTCGAGGATGCCAGGCGCAAGCTGGAATTCGATCTCTACTATCTCAAAAACATGGGACTGGTGATGGATCTCTTCGTTCTCCTGGATACGATTAAAATCGTACTCATGGGCGGAGCATCCCGCCGCCGTGGCGACAAGCTGGCCGAGTTCGAGGACAAACTGAAGGATGCCCGCGAGCAGGTCCGTTCGAAACGCCGCCACACCTTGCTGGACGCGGGCTGA
- a CDS encoding glycosyltransferase family 39 protein, whose amino-acid sequence MTLQIRSGAYQSDFGGHADEAAHVVTGLMVRDYLAGPLWSGTHPMRYAEDYYARFPKVAIGHYPPGFYVLEGLWLLPSRTKTAALLLPAFLTAFTAWIVFMAGRRMMGFAAALAAAVLFTLMHLVRSYTAIVMSDMLLVLLCLLAVLAFARFLSTGAAKWSLAFGLLAAAAILTKGSGLLLALVPPAAILLTGRWKTVLEPKLWLAPLPVLLFAVPWLVATSHITAEGMSAAPLGEYVFQALPYYAAGGLMVLGPVLTLLMGGAAGSAVMVLKKERKLPPVDAVLWGSVAAVFAFYCAIPSGLDERYLLPVIPAVLILGFAVLDKLASAVTRKYPSFPSLILILVFALAATWKVASPVTKVFQGATPVIARLLQDSKGPVNLLVCSDAKGEGALVAAAALMAPERVVVQRGTKLLSTSDWLGRGYQMGFATDDELFTLLDAAAITHVIVDDGLPGESIWKHQTAVSAAIRNHRDRFPSVLEMPLKRRGDLGHLTIANFLH is encoded by the coding sequence TTGACGCTACAGATCCGGAGCGGAGCCTATCAATCCGATTTTGGCGGACACGCGGATGAGGCCGCGCATGTGGTGACCGGCCTCATGGTGCGCGACTATCTGGCCGGGCCGCTCTGGAGCGGAACCCACCCCATGCGCTATGCGGAAGACTATTACGCCCGCTTTCCCAAAGTGGCGATCGGCCATTACCCTCCGGGGTTCTATGTGTTGGAGGGACTGTGGTTGCTCCCCTCCCGGACGAAAACCGCCGCGCTCCTGCTGCCCGCATTCCTGACAGCTTTCACGGCATGGATCGTCTTCATGGCGGGCCGGCGGATGATGGGTTTTGCGGCGGCGCTCGCGGCAGCGGTTCTCTTCACCCTCATGCATCTCGTGCGGAGTTACACGGCGATCGTCATGTCGGATATGTTACTGGTGCTCTTGTGCCTGTTGGCGGTTCTGGCCTTCGCGCGGTTCCTTTCCACGGGCGCGGCGAAGTGGTCGCTGGCCTTCGGTCTGCTGGCGGCGGCGGCGATTCTGACCAAAGGCTCGGGGCTGCTTCTGGCATTGGTGCCTCCGGCCGCCATCCTGTTGACGGGACGCTGGAAAACCGTGCTGGAGCCGAAGCTGTGGCTGGCACCTCTGCCAGTCCTGTTGTTTGCGGTTCCCTGGCTGGTGGCTACCTCCCACATCACGGCGGAGGGCATGTCCGCCGCACCCCTCGGTGAATATGTCTTCCAGGCGCTTCCTTACTATGCTGCGGGCGGACTCATGGTTCTCGGTCCCGTGCTCACCCTCCTCATGGGGGGAGCCGCGGGATCTGCGGTGATGGTTTTGAAAAAGGAAAGGAAACTGCCGCCGGTGGACGCCGTGCTGTGGGGATCCGTTGCGGCGGTGTTCGCGTTTTATTGCGCCATCCCTTCAGGGCTGGATGAGCGCTATCTGTTGCCGGTCATTCCAGCGGTGCTGATCCTGGGGTTTGCAGTCCTGGACAAATTGGCGTCCGCGGTCACCCGGAAATATCCTTCATTCCCATCCCTGATCCTGATCCTGGTGTTTGCGTTGGCAGCCACTTGGAAAGTAGCGAGTCCGGTGACAAAGGTATTCCAAGGGGCGACGCCGGTGATCGCCCGCTTGTTGCAGGATTCCAAAGGCCCCGTGAACCTCCTGGTCTGCTCGGATGCGAAAGGCGAAGGGGCGTTGGTGGCGGCCGCCGCGTTGATGGCGCCCGAACGCGTCGTGGTCCAGCGGGGCACCAAACTGCTTTCCACCAGCGACTGGCTGGGCCGGGGGTATCAGATGGGTTTCGCAACGGATGACGAACTGTTCACTCTGCTGGATGCCGCTGCCATCACACATGTCATTGTTGATGATGGTCTTCCCGGGGAATCGATCTGGAAGCACCAGACGGCGGTGAGTGCCGCCATCCGGAATCACCGTGACAGGTTCCCCTCGGTGCTGGAGATGCCCCTGAAGCGCAGGGGCGACCTCGGCCACCTCACCATCGCCAATTTCCTCCACTGA
- a CDS encoding methyltransferase domain-containing protein, giving the protein MTDPRTPERVRHHYEVEKELAAKLRNSCQSERVQLFETLYTELFERVPDHPRLVRRETPEQSRHKVEGQLRLLRPFLRSDSTLLEIAPGDCCLAHAASRLCKSVVGVDISDQRSAGAQAPANFLLKVYDGYRIDLPDGIADVAFSYQFLEHLHPDDVGPHLQLVHRLLKPGGKYVIDTPHRFSGPHDISRFFGDDLVCFHFQEWTFCSLEKALKAAGFRRVRVFRKGRFWPSRLVADLNKLVEGGVGLLPSNLRKALSRRCYQSVTIVGER; this is encoded by the coding sequence ATGACGGATCCAAGAACACCGGAGAGAGTCCGCCACCATTATGAGGTGGAGAAGGAACTCGCAGCGAAACTGCGGAATTCCTGCCAATCGGAAAGGGTGCAACTCTTTGAGACCCTCTACACGGAATTGTTCGAGAGGGTGCCGGACCACCCGCGGCTCGTCAGGCGGGAGACACCGGAACAAAGCCGGCATAAAGTGGAGGGCCAGCTCCGTTTGCTGCGTCCGTTCCTGCGTTCCGACAGCACCCTGCTGGAGATCGCCCCGGGAGACTGCTGCCTGGCCCATGCGGCGAGCCGTCTGTGCAAGAGCGTGGTTGGTGTGGACATCTCCGACCAGCGGAGCGCGGGTGCACAGGCCCCCGCCAACTTTCTCCTCAAGGTATATGATGGCTACCGGATCGATCTTCCCGACGGGATTGCCGATGTGGCTTTCAGCTACCAGTTCCTGGAACATTTGCATCCGGACGACGTGGGCCCCCATCTGCAGTTGGTCCACCGCCTGCTGAAACCAGGCGGGAAATACGTCATCGACACACCACACCGGTTCTCCGGGCCGCATGATATCTCACGCTTTTTCGGTGATGATCTCGTCTGCTTCCATTTCCAGGAATGGACGTTCTGCTCTTTGGAGAAGGCCCTGAAAGCCGCCGGCTTCCGTCGGGTCCGGGTGTTCCGGAAAGGGAGGTTCTGGCCGTCGCGCCTGGTGGCCGACTTGAACAAGCTTGTTGAGGGAGGCGTGGGGCTGCTGCCGTCGAACCTGCGCAAGGCGCTGAGCCGGCGTTGCTACCAGTCGGTCACCATCGTCGGCGAGCGCTGA
- a CDS encoding polysaccharide biosynthesis tyrosine autokinase, whose product MSDPSNKPKFDPLKLISQLLSYAKHVRLMLLMMAGGLMAGIVVYMFATPTYRSTGLVSMHGFGAPLVDREVPETYQTSAFHRSFLTRFRSAPIQLAAAKRLGVVGDGATSEDLLRIIPSLVVLPVDGRNLELTVVAHDPRIVREFPQAMVNAYQELQQENYEEYRDEALRRYTEQVDRLEQEISQTISSLSSVERDQNLTEAMLEQQSLLDIPKQLIQTREKLARMRDVRTLLTNLENQTQADGDDTSTGPGNKIGNMMSLLSLLGSFENETEVNVGDVMPAAGQFKGSLTATRSKETNHIVSPAEVDAIEPWRKLEKERRLLISQIQQNSGIYQPGHRVMKELNQKLEDTERALETEFKMLRQKFDLNYASLEDKEKQLQARVPEYHAVTEQVGKSSHIYSTIAAKQKMWDQARERLAQKLATVTFAEDFDWVELRFKGLVSLRDDIPVSPSKVKIAILAVAVGLAGAFGVPTALNLLNTSASTVPQLEQLTGLEGIGIVPLTSKAMLEDVARSPAQGATVPNYLLECFRVIRANIIMHPSRRNRSQVVLVTSARPQEGKTTQATNLAWAFQSMGERTLLLDCDLRRGRVHGIVGIDKAPGMTRLLLGECSLQDAIHNMGPGGFDVIPRGPVIAGTTELLCQDVFSNMLDHFRKTYDRIVIDAPPVLGLSESSSLQKVVDGTVLVVRAEATGRKDVLDALSLLRRSQAHFFGFVLNAVDLSKLGNYYNYYYYSAPYYDQMESEEEPAQLAGSRS is encoded by the coding sequence ATGAGCGACCCTTCCAACAAACCGAAGTTTGATCCCCTCAAACTCATCTCCCAGCTCCTGTCTTACGCGAAACATGTAAGACTCATGCTACTGATGATGGCGGGCGGCCTGATGGCCGGCATCGTTGTCTACATGTTCGCCACCCCGACCTACCGTTCAACGGGGCTGGTGAGCATGCACGGCTTCGGCGCCCCGCTGGTTGACCGGGAGGTCCCCGAGACCTATCAGACCTCGGCTTTCCACAGGAGTTTCCTCACCCGCTTCCGCTCCGCACCCATCCAGCTCGCGGCAGCGAAGCGACTGGGGGTGGTGGGTGACGGAGCCACCAGCGAGGATCTGCTCCGCATCATTCCCAGCCTGGTGGTCCTGCCCGTGGACGGCCGGAACCTGGAACTGACGGTTGTCGCCCATGACCCGCGTATCGTCCGGGAGTTTCCTCAGGCGATGGTCAACGCCTACCAGGAACTCCAACAGGAGAACTACGAAGAGTACCGCGACGAGGCGTTGAGACGCTACACTGAACAGGTCGATCGCCTGGAGCAGGAAATCTCACAGACGATCTCATCCCTTTCCTCCGTCGAGCGGGATCAGAACCTCACCGAGGCGATGCTCGAACAGCAGAGCCTCCTCGACATCCCCAAACAACTGATCCAGACGCGGGAGAAGCTGGCCCGCATGAGAGACGTCAGGACACTCCTCACCAACCTGGAGAACCAGACCCAGGCTGATGGGGACGACACGAGCACAGGTCCGGGCAACAAGATCGGAAACATGATGTCATTGCTCTCACTGTTGGGCTCATTCGAAAATGAGACCGAGGTGAATGTGGGTGATGTCATGCCTGCCGCAGGACAATTCAAGGGCTCCCTCACCGCAACCAGAAGCAAAGAAACCAACCATATCGTCTCGCCTGCGGAAGTTGACGCCATCGAGCCATGGCGAAAGCTGGAAAAGGAGCGCCGCCTGCTGATCAGCCAGATCCAGCAGAACTCCGGCATCTACCAACCCGGCCACCGGGTGATGAAGGAACTCAACCAGAAGCTTGAGGACACGGAGCGCGCTCTGGAGACCGAGTTCAAGATGCTGCGCCAGAAGTTCGACCTGAATTACGCCAGCCTCGAGGACAAGGAAAAGCAACTTCAGGCACGGGTGCCCGAGTATCACGCCGTCACCGAACAAGTGGGGAAATCCTCACACATCTACTCCACCATCGCCGCCAAGCAGAAGATGTGGGATCAAGCCAGGGAGCGTCTCGCCCAGAAGCTGGCGACAGTGACGTTCGCGGAGGATTTCGACTGGGTCGAGCTTCGCTTCAAGGGACTGGTCAGCCTGCGGGATGACATCCCGGTCTCCCCGAGCAAGGTCAAGATCGCAATCCTCGCCGTCGCCGTCGGTCTCGCCGGTGCTTTCGGGGTTCCCACCGCCCTCAACCTCCTGAACACATCGGCTTCCACAGTTCCCCAACTGGAACAGCTCACCGGGCTCGAAGGCATCGGCATTGTCCCGCTCACCTCCAAAGCCATGCTGGAAGATGTGGCCCGCTCGCCCGCCCAAGGGGCGACGGTTCCAAACTATCTCCTGGAGTGCTTCCGGGTCATCCGCGCCAACATCATCATGCACCCCAGCCGGCGGAACCGCTCACAGGTGGTTTTGGTGACCAGTGCGAGGCCGCAGGAAGGAAAAACCACCCAAGCCACCAATCTTGCATGGGCGTTCCAGTCGATGGGTGAGAGAACATTGCTGCTGGACTGCGACCTTCGCCGCGGCCGGGTTCACGGAATCGTCGGCATCGACAAGGCCCCCGGGATGACCCGCCTGCTTTTGGGGGAATGCAGCCTTCAGGACGCGATCCACAACATGGGGCCGGGCGGATTCGATGTGATTCCCCGCGGCCCCGTCATCGCCGGAACCACCGAGCTTCTCTGCCAGGACGTGTTCAGCAACATGCTGGATCATTTCCGGAAGACCTACGACCGCATCGTCATCGACGCCCCCCCTGTCCTGGGCCTCAGTGAATCCAGCTCCCTCCAAAAGGTGGTCGATGGTACGGTTCTCGTCGTGCGGGCTGAAGCAACCGGCCGCAAGGATGTGCTGGATGCCCTCTCCCTCCTCCGGCGCTCACAGGCCCACTTCTTCGGCTTCGTGCTCAACGCAGTGGACCTTTCGAAGCTGGGGAATTATTACAACTACTACTATTACTCCGCGCCATACTACGATCAGATGGAGTCGGAGGAAGAACCCGCGCAACTGGCTGGAAGCCGGTCCTGA
- a CDS encoding glycosyltransferase: MNILWVKSGPLFPLDSGGKKRTHAMLEEISRRHHVTYLALLADGQELHPDEAAAPYAAEKVWLTWKETPKRTWRFHVDLLRNFVLSEYPYALEKYRSKEMVDWLETEATGDRFDLVICDFLQPAPNFLHIKGGAPMILFQHNMEAMIWKRLAESSSNPVGRLYLRDQFRRFSKWEKKLSALFDGVITVSEDDSAYARGTYRLDNVRGHVATGVDVDYFAPRKEISSGSDVIGFLGSMDWLPNIKAVEFFVAEAYPVIKRAIPEVRFMVIGRNPPESIRNLAAHDDSITVTGSVDDVRPYLKMCDLMVVPLLAGGGTRIKILEAMAMGVPVVSTTIGAEGLGLESGVHLEIADGAGPFAACTAELLVDDGRRRRLADAAHVRLVRENGWKGVVDEFLQLCEGV, encoded by the coding sequence ATGAACATCCTCTGGGTGAAATCAGGCCCCCTGTTCCCGCTCGACAGCGGAGGGAAAAAGAGGACCCATGCAATGCTGGAGGAGATCAGCAGGCGCCACCATGTCACCTACCTCGCCCTGCTGGCGGACGGTCAGGAGCTTCATCCGGATGAGGCGGCGGCACCGTATGCCGCGGAAAAGGTGTGGCTCACCTGGAAGGAGACTCCCAAACGTACGTGGCGGTTCCATGTGGATCTCCTGCGCAATTTCGTGCTTTCGGAATACCCTTATGCGCTGGAGAAGTACCGCTCGAAGGAGATGGTGGACTGGCTGGAGACGGAGGCCACGGGTGACCGGTTCGATCTCGTCATCTGTGATTTCCTGCAGCCCGCCCCCAATTTCCTCCATATCAAAGGTGGGGCGCCGATGATTCTCTTCCAGCACAACATGGAAGCGATGATCTGGAAGCGGTTGGCGGAAAGCTCTTCCAATCCCGTCGGACGCCTTTACCTGCGTGACCAGTTCAGGCGCTTCTCTAAATGGGAGAAGAAGCTTTCGGCGCTGTTCGACGGTGTGATCACGGTGTCGGAGGATGATTCCGCCTACGCCCGGGGAACCTACCGGCTGGATAACGTCCGCGGGCATGTGGCCACAGGGGTGGATGTCGATTATTTCGCCCCCCGCAAAGAGATCTCTTCCGGCAGTGATGTCATCGGCTTCCTTGGCTCGATGGACTGGCTCCCCAACATCAAGGCGGTTGAGTTCTTCGTGGCGGAAGCATACCCGGTGATCAAGCGGGCCATCCCAGAGGTCCGGTTCATGGTGATCGGGCGGAACCCTCCCGAGTCGATCCGGAATCTGGCGGCGCATGATGATTCCATCACGGTCACAGGATCCGTGGATGATGTCCGGCCCTATCTGAAGATGTGCGACCTCATGGTGGTGCCGTTGCTCGCCGGAGGTGGCACGCGCATCAAGATTCTGGAGGCCATGGCGATGGGCGTGCCCGTTGTCTCAACGACGATCGGTGCGGAAGGACTGGGCCTTGAGAGCGGGGTCCATCTGGAGATCGCGGACGGCGCCGGCCCGTTTGCGGCCTGTACGGCCGAGCTTCTCGTGGATGATGGAAGGCGTCGCCGGCTGGCGGATGCCGCACATGTCCGGTTGGTGCGGGAGAACGGATGGAAGGGCGTCGTCGATGAGTTCTTGCAACTCTGCGAGGGAGTTTGA
- a CDS encoding methyltransferase domain-containing protein, giving the protein MKISGALRSPDDEDFDTSAATYDEQLQRGLSISGETKEFFASQRMEWLRRRLDGLGFQARNCLDFGCGTGTSTPYFFDLLNATSVIGADPSEASLEIARSDWKALAATYIQPDAAPVGGVDFAFCNGVFHHIDPVNRAGAATLVYRSLRPGGVFAFWENNPWNPLTRLSMRRVPFDADAIMLWPGETRRLLKDCGFEVMFTDYKFFFPRPLAALRFLEPSLRWCVMGAQYLVLCRKPG; this is encoded by the coding sequence ATGAAAATTTCCGGGGCATTACGTTCACCTGACGATGAGGATTTCGACACGAGTGCGGCCACTTATGACGAGCAGCTCCAGCGCGGGCTCTCCATCAGCGGGGAGACCAAGGAGTTCTTCGCTTCCCAACGTATGGAGTGGCTGCGCAGACGGTTGGACGGCCTGGGTTTCCAAGCGCGGAACTGCCTTGATTTCGGATGTGGCACCGGCACTTCGACACCGTATTTTTTCGATCTCCTGAACGCAACCTCCGTGATTGGCGCGGATCCTTCGGAAGCTTCGCTTGAGATCGCCCGCTCCGACTGGAAAGCGCTGGCCGCCACATATATCCAACCGGATGCGGCGCCTGTGGGCGGCGTGGACTTCGCCTTCTGCAACGGCGTCTTCCACCACATCGACCCCGTGAACCGTGCCGGGGCGGCCACCCTGGTGTACCGCAGCCTCCGCCCTGGCGGCGTGTTCGCATTCTGGGAGAACAATCCCTGGAATCCACTCACCCGGTTGTCCATGCGGAGGGTCCCCTTCGATGCCGATGCCATCATGCTCTGGCCGGGGGAAACCCGCCGTCTCCTCAAGGACTGTGGATTCGAGGTGATGTTCACGGACTACAAATTCTTCTTTCCCCGTCCCTTGGCGGCGCTGCGGTTCCTCGAGCCGAGCCTCCGCTGGTGCGTGATGGGCGCACAGTATCTCGTCCTGTGCCGCAAGCCCGGCTAG
- a CDS encoding O-antigen ligase family protein — protein sequence MEFFFAVFFLLFYFLRPQDWVPGLIGMNLIKPIIVTWVAALFMGRSMASPFPGLLRTPHDWVILSYFIYVVWTAPDSTGAFSGFLPLVAFYALTVQSITSWERLLSYLKWWTIALVIVSIIANLIPLGIDLTGGKAYMEEFGRLCIGTWIHGNPNSLAHSVVVVMPVAYLLYFWKGSSLGKWVIFPLFAGLAYWCVFQTASKGAFVVGGITLVSVFVIGRPKMVQVFMAVVSLTVGMSALSFLPRMAQMNDLRADEGVQGRLLAWEMARGVTKTRSTGAGWQEFVALIDWKEGNTVIHDIPKATHSSYVQVGADLGTYGLFLYVAGLWCAVHTLLKFRPANDDEDRCRRALAVLLLATAASGWMINRQYHTEYFLVIAATAALHRLRMSREGVAPPAVEAPPEDNNPLSEDPDDEESAATYEMPETERREDEVAPIFSTREDTETAPPKPFWNRLSLMDLAACSGLTYAIFWCWDYILTSL from the coding sequence ATGGAATTCTTCTTCGCTGTTTTCTTTTTGCTCTTCTACTTCCTGCGCCCGCAGGACTGGGTGCCGGGACTGATCGGGATGAATCTCATCAAGCCCATCATCGTCACGTGGGTGGCCGCGCTTTTCATGGGCCGGTCGATGGCCTCGCCCTTCCCCGGACTGCTGAGGACGCCCCATGACTGGGTCATACTCTCCTATTTCATCTATGTGGTGTGGACGGCCCCGGACTCCACCGGAGCCTTTTCGGGGTTTCTCCCCCTGGTCGCGTTCTATGCCCTCACCGTGCAGTCGATCACCTCCTGGGAACGCCTCCTTTCCTATCTGAAATGGTGGACGATCGCGCTCGTGATCGTCTCGATCATCGCAAACCTCATTCCGCTGGGAATCGACCTGACGGGGGGGAAAGCCTATATGGAGGAGTTCGGCCGCCTCTGCATCGGAACCTGGATCCACGGGAATCCGAACTCACTCGCGCACTCCGTGGTGGTGGTGATGCCCGTCGCCTACCTGCTGTATTTCTGGAAAGGCAGTTCCCTGGGGAAATGGGTGATCTTCCCCCTGTTTGCCGGACTCGCCTACTGGTGCGTGTTCCAGACAGCATCAAAAGGAGCGTTCGTGGTGGGGGGCATCACGCTCGTGAGCGTGTTCGTCATCGGCAGGCCGAAGATGGTCCAGGTCTTCATGGCGGTGGTTTCACTCACCGTCGGGATGAGCGCCCTCAGCTTCCTGCCCCGGATGGCGCAGATGAACGACCTCCGGGCTGATGAAGGGGTGCAGGGACGCCTGCTCGCCTGGGAAATGGCGCGCGGGGTGACGAAAACACGTTCCACGGGAGCTGGCTGGCAAGAGTTCGTAGCGCTGATCGACTGGAAGGAAGGGAACACCGTCATCCATGACATTCCGAAGGCCACCCACTCAAGTTACGTGCAGGTGGGTGCGGACCTCGGCACCTACGGGCTTTTCCTCTATGTCGCCGGCCTGTGGTGTGCGGTGCACACGCTGTTGAAATTCCGGCCGGCCAATGACGACGAGGACCGCTGCCGGAGGGCCCTTGCCGTCCTGCTGCTGGCCACGGCTGCCTCCGGCTGGATGATCAACCGGCAGTATCATACGGAATACTTCCTCGTCATCGCCGCAACCGCCGCCTTGCACCGGTTGCGCATGAGCAGGGAAGGGGTGGCACCACCCGCCGTGGAGGCTCCGCCGGAAGACAATAATCCCCTTTCCGAAGATCCCGATGACGAGGAATCCGCCGCAACATACGAAATGCCGGAAACCGAACGGAGGGAAGACGAAGTGGCCCCGATCTTCAGCACCAGGGAAGATACCGAAACGGCCCCTCCCAAGCCCTTCTGGAACCGCCTGAGCCTGATGGATCTGGCAGCCTGTTCGGGCCTGACCTACGCGATTTTCTGGTGCTGGGATTATATCCTCACGAGCCTTTGA
- a CDS encoding glycosyltransferase — translation MRNPDFPGTSPQATPRGKIQVLHLVTSLEPGGLENGVVNLANGLDPSEFRTAIVCLERVGDFARRLRNDVKVVCLGKAPGFRFSAARSLARMIRSEAADILHTHNLGPLIYGSLAGVLAGGRAAVLQGEHGQMRPAEMVWRRKWLRKLGYRVCGGVHTVSAGLRTDLVNHGFPGEKIRVILNGVDCARFAPVQDGERALLREAWGLEKDAVVLGIVGRFVALKGHARLIEAFGRLSAGHPRLRLLIVGDHGAEREDILRKIAESPVKERIVWAGYQSETVDFYRMMDLLVVPSDSEGLSNVMLEAMACAVPCLVHPACGANEVVVEGVNGFLREMATPEALVRVLGDIASDLPLLAELGAGARRTAEQRFSLASMVNGYSRLYEELAGRKPGSGD, via the coding sequence ATGAGAAATCCAGATTTCCCGGGAACCTCCCCGCAGGCAACACCACGGGGGAAAATCCAGGTTCTCCATCTGGTCACATCGCTGGAACCCGGGGGACTGGAAAACGGTGTGGTGAACCTTGCCAATGGGCTGGATCCTTCGGAATTCCGTACAGCCATCGTTTGCTTGGAACGGGTGGGGGATTTTGCCCGCAGGCTGCGGAATGATGTGAAGGTCGTCTGTCTGGGGAAAGCGCCCGGTTTCCGATTTTCCGCGGCCCGGTCGCTTGCCCGGATGATCCGCAGCGAGGCGGCGGACATTCTCCATACCCACAATCTCGGGCCGTTGATCTACGGTTCGTTGGCTGGCGTTCTGGCTGGTGGGCGTGCGGCGGTTCTCCAGGGGGAACACGGGCAGATGCGTCCGGCGGAGATGGTCTGGAGGCGCAAATGGTTGCGGAAGCTCGGTTATCGTGTTTGCGGTGGGGTGCATACCGTCTCCGCGGGCCTCCGGACGGATCTGGTCAACCATGGTTTCCCAGGGGAAAAGATCAGGGTGATCCTCAATGGCGTTGACTGCGCGCGGTTCGCTCCCGTTCAGGATGGGGAGCGGGCTTTGCTCCGGGAGGCCTGGGGGCTGGAAAAGGACGCCGTGGTGTTGGGCATTGTCGGCCGGTTCGTTGCATTGAAGGGGCACGCTAGATTGATCGAGGCGTTCGGGAGGCTTTCCGCCGGTCATCCCAGGCTGCGGCTGCTCATTGTCGGGGATCACGGGGCGGAGCGGGAGGACATCCTGCGGAAAATCGCGGAGAGTCCGGTGAAGGAGAGGATCGTGTGGGCCGGCTACCAGTCTGAAACCGTCGATTTCTACCGGATGATGGATTTGCTGGTGGTTCCGTCCGACAGTGAGGGCCTCTCGAACGTCATGCTCGAGGCCATGGCCTGTGCGGTCCCTTGCCTGGTGCATCCCGCCTGTGGTGCGAACGAAGTCGTGGTTGAGGGTGTCAACGGTTTCCTGCGCGAAATGGCCACCCCGGAGGCATTGGTCCGGGTGCTCGGGGACATCGCCTCGGATCTTCCTCTCCTCGCGGAACTGGGGGCGGGGGCCCGCAGAACCGCGGAGCAGCGGTTTTCACTGGCTTCCATGGTCAATGGTTACAGCCGGCTCTACGAAGAACTGGCGGGCCGTAAGCCCGGTTCCGGAGACTGA